From Leptolyngbya iicbica LK, a single genomic window includes:
- a CDS encoding exopolysaccharide biosynthesis protein, translated as MDSNTAQSKFSQEIKTLLEQLAHQPLTLAHVLNETSERGFSLVIGLLVLPFLFPMPPGLTTILGSACLLLSLQMTVGRRSPWLPHRVAQFQFPATLARQLLSNLKRVTRVTERFVRPRLTHLAASSRAWQINGACISWLTVLLMLPIPMTNPIPTLGILLIAIATLEADGLMLCLGYVTTGLITGLFGILGYGLLRSSDVIMQWLQ; from the coding sequence ATGGACTCTAACACCGCTCAATCGAAGTTTTCTCAGGAAATCAAGACTCTGTTGGAACAGTTGGCCCACCAGCCGCTGACTCTGGCCCACGTGCTCAATGAAACCTCCGAACGGGGGTTTAGCCTGGTGATTGGGCTGTTAGTGCTGCCCTTTCTGTTTCCCATGCCGCCGGGGTTGACGACGATTTTGGGCTCGGCCTGTCTGCTGCTGTCGCTGCAAATGACCGTGGGCAGGCGATCGCCCTGGCTACCCCACCGAGTGGCGCAATTTCAGTTTCCCGCCACCCTGGCGCGGCAGCTGCTCAGCAACCTAAAGCGGGTCACTCGGGTCACCGAACGGTTCGTGCGGCCTCGGCTGACTCACCTGGCGGCTAGTTCCCGCGCCTGGCAAATCAACGGCGCTTGCATTAGCTGGTTAACCGTTCTGCTGATGCTGCCGATTCCCATGACCAACCCTATCCCCACCCTCGGGATTTTGCTGATCGCGATCGCCACCCTCGAAGCCGATGGCCTGATGCTCTGCCTGGGTTATGTGACGACGGGCTTAATTACGGGACTGTTTGGCATCTTGGGATACGGTTTGCTGCGATCTTCCGACGTGATCATGCAATGGTTGCAGTGA
- a CDS encoding replication initiator protein A, protein MSIRTPPPNDAQLDLFSAVFTDISTRDAQDTMEVPFLSLSKKPRLTPILYKSEAAEITVTGGAPYGIATIWDWDLMMWLLSQVREALDRGDDASRKIRFHPHAFLKAARRGLGGVQYKRLDEAIKRLKNTTVVTSIRAKKGKTVMFSWLEYGELERDEKGRIQYATVVIPEWLFDAVSDNRFVLSMHRDYFLLTGGIERWLYRFVRKQAGSNRSGWGWYFRTLYERSGSTQRFSDFAIALRGIAEKKRLLEYELTIQQKSGKEFLHAKRMMGQGKPNVEVMPEETRSQFLHLRTTTYEKAKQVASGFDIYALEADWREATRKNGVTLKDPDSAFLAWCRKVKQRQVA, encoded by the coding sequence ATGAGCATACGAACCCCGCCTCCTAATGACGCGCAGCTTGACCTCTTCTCAGCGGTCTTCACTGACATCTCTACCCGTGATGCGCAAGACACTATGGAGGTGCCTTTTCTTAGTCTCTCAAAGAAGCCACGCCTTACCCCAATACTCTATAAGTCAGAGGCAGCAGAGATTACCGTCACTGGTGGAGCGCCGTATGGAATAGCCACTATCTGGGATTGGGATCTGATGATGTGGCTTTTATCCCAAGTCAGAGAAGCCTTAGACCGGGGGGATGATGCCTCACGCAAGATTCGTTTTCACCCTCATGCGTTCCTTAAGGCGGCCCGTCGGGGGCTCGGAGGGGTTCAGTATAAGCGCCTTGATGAGGCGATTAAACGGCTAAAGAACACGACAGTGGTGACCTCGATTCGGGCGAAGAAGGGGAAGACGGTCATGTTTAGCTGGCTTGAGTACGGTGAGCTTGAGCGGGATGAGAAGGGGAGGATTCAGTACGCCACCGTGGTGATACCAGAGTGGCTCTTTGATGCGGTCAGTGACAATCGGTTTGTATTGTCGATGCACCGAGATTATTTCCTGCTTACTGGTGGCATTGAGCGGTGGCTCTACCGGTTTGTGCGAAAGCAAGCAGGGAGTAATCGAAGCGGGTGGGGGTGGTATTTTCGGACGCTCTATGAGCGATCGGGGAGCACCCAACGATTTTCTGATTTTGCGATCGCGCTTCGAGGTATTGCTGAGAAAAAACGGCTTTTAGAGTACGAACTGACTATTCAGCAGAAGTCAGGGAAAGAGTTTCTCCATGCCAAGCGGATGATGGGGCAGGGGAAACCGAACGTTGAAGTGATGCCAGAGGAGACGCGATCGCAGTTTCTCCATCTACGCACTACGACCTACGAAAAAGCAAAGCAGGTTGCTTCTGGTTTTGACATCTATGCCCTTGAGGCTGATTGGCGGGAGGCCACAAGAAAGAATGGGGTGACGCTTAAAGATCCCGATAGTGCCTTTCTTGCGTGGTGCCGGAAGGTCAAGCAGCGGCAGGTGGCCTAG
- a CDS encoding Y-family DNA polymerase, with translation MSRLIALVDSNNFYVSCERVFNPKLEGRPVIVLSSNDGCAVARSNEAKALGIKMGTPAFQMRDLIEKHQIQIFSSNYALYGDLSNRVMQTLQNFTPEVEVYSIDEAFVGLTGEVSDHALSIMRTTVKRWTGIPVSIGLAPTKTLAKIANRIAKRGEGTYILRDPDQVLENLPVGEVWGIGRQSTKKLTAYGITTALKLKQADLAWIKRQMGIVGVRIVKELRGTSCLPLELIPQPRKSCCVSRSFGHPVTDLEDLREAIATHTARAAHKLRRDNLSASLLAVFIATNRFNADLPYYRNSGTVGLSAPTNHTITLTKAALKALGPLYRVGDHYQKAGVWLTELTPAHEIQQDLFINHKSCEKGRKLMEVMDALNSQFGAGTVRCAAQGFEQSWRTKAEMRSPRYTTRWDELLIVP, from the coding sequence ATGAGCCGCTTAATAGCCTTAGTCGATAGCAACAATTTTTACGTCTCTTGTGAACGGGTATTTAACCCAAAGCTTGAAGGTCGCCCGGTGATCGTGCTTAGTAGCAACGACGGGTGCGCAGTCGCCCGGTCCAATGAGGCAAAGGCTTTGGGCATCAAAATGGGCACCCCTGCTTTTCAGATGAGAGACCTCATAGAGAAGCATCAGATCCAGATCTTCTCATCGAACTACGCCCTCTACGGTGACCTCTCAAACCGTGTCATGCAGACACTCCAAAACTTTACCCCTGAGGTTGAGGTGTACTCAATCGACGAGGCGTTTGTCGGGCTCACAGGGGAGGTGTCCGACCATGCTCTCTCGATAATGCGAACGACGGTGAAGCGCTGGACTGGAATACCTGTCTCAATCGGGCTTGCACCGACAAAAACCTTAGCCAAAATTGCAAACCGAATCGCTAAGAGAGGGGAGGGGACTTATATCCTGCGCGACCCCGACCAAGTCTTAGAAAACCTCCCGGTGGGAGAGGTCTGGGGCATCGGCAGGCAGTCAACCAAAAAGCTTACAGCCTATGGCATTACTACTGCGCTAAAGCTTAAGCAGGCTGACCTTGCCTGGATCAAAAGACAGATGGGCATCGTTGGTGTCCGCATTGTAAAAGAGCTTCGTGGTACCAGCTGCCTCCCGCTAGAGCTTATCCCCCAACCACGAAAATCATGCTGCGTCTCTCGCTCCTTTGGGCATCCAGTCACTGACCTAGAAGATCTAAGAGAAGCGATCGCAACTCATACCGCAAGAGCCGCCCATAAACTGCGCCGGGATAACCTCTCGGCCTCACTCCTCGCCGTCTTTATCGCCACCAATCGCTTTAATGCTGATCTGCCCTACTACCGAAATAGCGGAACGGTGGGCCTTTCGGCCCCAACGAACCACACCATCACCCTGACCAAAGCAGCCCTAAAGGCGCTCGGTCCCCTCTACCGAGTAGGTGATCATTACCAAAAGGCTGGGGTGTGGCTGACTGAACTTACCCCAGCCCATGAAATCCAGCAGGACTTATTCATTAATCACAAAAGCTGCGAAAAAGGCCGCAAATTAATGGAGGTAATGGACGCTCTTAACAGCCAGTTTGGGGCTGGCACGGTGCGATGTGCTGCACAAGGCTTCGAGCAATCCTGGCGGACAAAAGCAGAGATGCGGTCTCCTCGCTACACCACTCGCTGGGATGAATTGCTCATCGTGCCGTAA
- a CDS encoding JAB domain-containing protein, translating into MSNTAEKKLVQQLPLQFRNGAGETPQEPVTLFRIRETVVRYRTLAKVKEPIKTAEDIAALFRKLAPNNVQEHVCLFCLDGSHAVVNCSRVFTGTANTATLHPREIFQIAHITGAVAIIIAHNHPSGNLIESSQDRAITRRLKEAGEIMGIPLLDHVIVSDHSFQSAAAKGWL; encoded by the coding sequence ATGAGCAATACCGCAGAAAAGAAACTTGTTCAACAACTACCACTTCAATTCAGGAATGGAGCAGGGGAGACGCCGCAGGAACCGGTCACCCTGTTTCGGATACGAGAGACAGTGGTGAGGTATCGGACGCTGGCGAAGGTAAAAGAGCCGATCAAGACTGCCGAGGATATCGCCGCCCTGTTTCGCAAGCTTGCCCCAAATAACGTCCAAGAGCATGTGTGCTTATTCTGCCTTGATGGCAGTCACGCCGTCGTGAACTGCTCACGGGTATTTACCGGCACTGCGAATACCGCCACGTTACACCCACGCGAGATCTTCCAAATCGCGCATATCACTGGTGCGGTAGCCATCATCATTGCTCACAACCACCCTTCCGGAAATCTTATTGAGAGTTCCCAGGACAGAGCAATCACGAGGCGACTCAAAGAAGCTGGCGAGATTATGGGGATCCCGTTGCTTGATCACGTGATTGTGAGTGACCACAGCTTTCAGTCTGCTGCTGCGAAAGGGTGGCTGTAA
- a CDS encoding ParA family protein, producing the protein MSRIIAFVNQSGGVGKTTLVVNTGYHLAEKGHRVLLVDMDSQASLTKYFDIDPKQLDKTTFDAIAFGDDLPIHTDIHKLALAPANRNLVTIDGKLAAVEGREYRLRDALTTLRNSYDFILIDCPPNLGLLSLMSLIAANHVLIPIKTNEKGLEGADDLRETISVVLQRANPRLRIAGAVPMMYDARRVHDRLTLDEIKKLFGSYTVHPAIPNATDFDNAWRARQPLGIFYQKHPAVENLRQLATNLERM; encoded by the coding sequence ATGTCACGCATCATTGCCTTTGTGAATCAGTCAGGCGGTGTTGGCAAAACGACTCTTGTCGTCAATACGGGCTATCACCTCGCTGAAAAAGGGCACCGTGTGCTCCTAGTCGATATGGATTCGCAGGCCTCGCTTACAAAGTACTTCGACATAGATCCAAAACAGCTTGATAAAACTACTTTTGATGCGATCGCCTTCGGTGATGACCTCCCAATTCATACCGATATCCACAAACTGGCGCTGGCTCCTGCAAACCGAAACTTAGTCACCATTGACGGCAAACTTGCTGCGGTTGAAGGACGTGAATACCGCCTCCGCGATGCGCTCACGACGCTGCGAAACTCGTATGACTTTATCTTGATCGACTGCCCACCAAATCTAGGGCTCCTAAGTCTCATGAGCCTCATCGCTGCAAACCACGTGCTTATTCCGATTAAGACCAATGAGAAAGGATTAGAGGGGGCTGACGACTTACGAGAAACCATCAGCGTAGTGCTCCAACGGGCAAACCCCAGACTCCGGATCGCAGGTGCGGTGCCAATGATGTATGACGCACGGCGTGTCCACGATCGCCTCACGCTAGACGAAATCAAAAAGCTCTTTGGAAGCTACACCGTTCACCCCGCAATCCCCAATGCCACTGACTTCGATAATGCCTGGCGTGCACGGCAACCACTTGGCATCTTCTATCAGAAGCACCCTGCAGTGGAGAACCTACGGCAGCTTGCGACTAATCTGGAGCGAATGTAA
- a CDS encoding LexA family protein, which translates to MFIITVPAGFPSPGEDYVEGPLDLNRYLVHHPAATFFVRVSGDSMVGAGIYPNDLLIVDRAITPTTGHIVIAVVNGDLTIKRLDISHGKVSLLPENPAYLPIHIDPAMSFDVWGVVTKAIHFLT; encoded by the coding sequence TTGTTCATTATCACTGTTCCTGCTGGTTTCCCGTCTCCGGGTGAGGATTATGTCGAAGGCCCTCTCGACCTCAATCGCTATCTTGTTCATCACCCCGCCGCAACCTTCTTCGTTCGCGTCAGTGGCGACTCTATGGTCGGTGCGGGGATCTACCCCAATGACCTCCTAATCGTCGATCGTGCGATTACCCCAACCACTGGCCATATCGTCATCGCAGTGGTCAACGGTGACCTCACTATAAAGCGCCTCGACATAAGTCATGGAAAGGTGTCGCTCCTTCCAGAAAACCCAGCATATCTACCCATTCACATAGATCCCGCCATGTCCTTTGACGTCTGGGGTGTGGTCACAAAAGCCATTCATTTCCTGACGTGA
- a CDS encoding type II toxin-antitoxin system RelE/ParE family toxin encodes MKKYRFLTPALLEVEEASQFYESNRPELGVEFLDEVDETVQRILANPRAWKVLEDEIRRCRLRRFPYGIIYTILEDETILVVSVMHLHRHPSSWRKNLKSD; translated from the coding sequence GTGAAGAAATACCGCTTTCTTACCCCCGCGCTCCTTGAGGTTGAGGAGGCATCGCAGTTCTACGAGTCAAACCGACCTGAACTTGGTGTTGAATTTCTTGATGAAGTAGATGAAACCGTTCAGCGGATCCTCGCTAATCCAAGAGCGTGGAAAGTACTAGAAGATGAGATTCGCCGCTGCCGACTAAGGAGGTTTCCCTACGGCATCATCTACACCATCCTCGAAGATGAAACGATTCTCGTTGTTTCAGTCATGCACCTTCATCGACACCCTTCATCATGGCGAAAGAACCTCAAAAGCGACTGA
- a CDS encoding ParB/RepB/Spo0J family partition protein, producing the protein MGARNAKPQPKDRGAFDLLLSAPAIDAENEPQEGQGSGDAKWIPLQHIKTRHQPRRFFDQGKLQELADSFKVQGFKGAINVRPLGEDTYELIAGERRYRAASIAGLTEVRCLIDDYTDEEALRFALAENLLREDLSKLEEIEGILELIELEHHIPQEKAIWLIQSEGHHRKRSGGSASPSDEFHKIEAILDHFGIAVETFRAKYLKALKLPQELKTAHMEGKLSFHAALALGKIKDEVTRKRLLKETLTDKLSLRLVQERVQESTARKTPQHTSETSPIHGVGEAFKRLKKAQKKTELNAQQTKKLSKIQSLMESLLEEIGA; encoded by the coding sequence ATGGGAGCACGAAACGCAAAACCTCAGCCTAAAGATAGAGGTGCCTTTGATCTCCTGCTTAGTGCGCCTGCGATCGACGCAGAAAACGAGCCACAAGAAGGGCAGGGCAGTGGTGACGCCAAATGGATACCGCTGCAGCACATTAAGACACGCCACCAACCGCGCCGCTTCTTTGACCAAGGAAAGTTACAAGAATTGGCCGACTCCTTTAAGGTGCAAGGCTTTAAGGGCGCTATTAATGTCCGGCCTTTAGGAGAAGACACGTATGAGCTTATCGCTGGTGAGCGCCGCTACCGCGCCGCCTCCATAGCAGGACTCACTGAAGTACGCTGCTTAATCGATGACTACACCGATGAAGAAGCGCTCCGCTTTGCCCTGGCAGAAAATCTCCTCCGCGAAGACCTAAGTAAGTTAGAAGAAATTGAAGGCATCCTTGAACTCATTGAACTAGAGCACCACATTCCCCAGGAGAAGGCGATCTGGCTCATTCAATCTGAAGGGCACCACCGAAAACGAAGCGGGGGAAGCGCTTCCCCCAGTGACGAATTCCATAAAATCGAAGCGATTCTCGACCACTTCGGCATCGCCGTAGAAACCTTTCGCGCGAAATACTTAAAAGCCCTAAAGCTCCCTCAGGAGTTAAAGACTGCCCACATGGAAGGAAAGCTCTCGTTTCATGCAGCGTTAGCGCTTGGGAAAATAAAAGATGAGGTCACCAGAAAGAGACTCCTCAAAGAGACATTGACCGATAAGCTCTCGCTGCGGCTTGTGCAAGAACGGGTACAAGAAAGCACCGCGCGTAAAACACCTCAACACACCTCAGAGACTTCACCCATTCACGGGGTAGGGGAGGCGTTCAAACGCTTAAAGAAAGCCCAGAAAAAAACCGAGCTAAACGCCCAGCAGACAAAGAAACTTTCAAAAATTCAATCACTTATGGAGTCATTACTCGAAGAAATCGGGGCGTAG
- a CDS encoding addiction module protein, with product MDSILLKEEALKLSPFERAQLIDALLESLDPAAQEEIDRAWLEESKDRLKAFHAGDIDAVDGEIALTELREKLSQ from the coding sequence ATGGATAGCATTCTCCTCAAAGAAGAAGCCCTAAAGCTCTCACCGTTTGAGAGAGCCCAGCTCATTGATGCCCTTCTTGAAAGCCTTGACCCGGCGGCACAGGAGGAAATTGATCGCGCCTGGCTGGAAGAATCAAAAGACCGATTAAAAGCCTTCCACGCTGGAGACATCGACGCGGTTGACGGCGAAATCGCACTGACTGAGCTTAGGGAAAAGCTCTCTCAGTGA
- the radC gene encoding RadC family protein, with product MAERHNVTPFHSPGTLPSLDTVAFEASPSGEVLIEYAAADLSQAGYSIRLKDLPDGERPRERLFALGPKSLSTAELLAVVLGPGQGSPGLSSVGLAQHVLSVLRDSNADALVKLQHIESGELLDIQGIGPAKAATLIAALELGKRVFQRRPLPGTVLDDPRVAADALAPQLMWETQEHFAVVCLNIKHQLLSTKVLTKGTSSETLAHPKDVFVAALRGNAARIIVAHNHPSGSLSPSRDDITLTRQLLQAANIMGIPLLDHLILGGGDFRSLRQTTMLWQEEPQDEAMQKSPTVNRDE from the coding sequence ATGGCCGAACGGCACAACGTTACTCCTTTTCACTCGCCTGGCACCCTCCCCTCATTGGATACAGTTGCCTTTGAGGCTTCTCCCTCGGGTGAAGTGCTTATTGAGTACGCGGCGGCGGACCTTTCGCAAGCTGGGTATTCAATTCGTCTCAAAGATCTTCCAGACGGGGAACGTCCTCGGGAGAGACTCTTTGCGCTTGGTCCCAAGTCACTCTCTACTGCTGAACTTCTTGCTGTCGTCCTTGGCCCCGGACAAGGCTCTCCAGGACTTTCCTCAGTTGGCCTTGCCCAGCATGTTCTTTCAGTATTACGGGACAGTAATGCCGACGCATTGGTGAAGCTGCAACATATTGAGTCTGGAGAACTCCTCGATATCCAGGGGATTGGGCCAGCAAAGGCAGCAACGCTCATTGCTGCGCTTGAGCTTGGAAAGCGTGTTTTTCAACGGCGGCCTTTACCGGGAACGGTACTTGATGATCCTCGGGTGGCGGCAGACGCCCTGGCACCGCAACTTATGTGGGAGACGCAAGAGCATTTTGCCGTGGTGTGTCTCAACATTAAGCATCAGCTACTGTCTACGAAGGTGCTCACCAAGGGCACGTCGAGCGAGACACTTGCTCATCCAAAGGATGTGTTTGTTGCTGCACTTCGCGGGAACGCAGCGCGTATTATCGTGGCCCACAACCATCCTTCGGGATCTCTTTCGCCAAGCAGAGATGACATCACGCTGACGCGGCAGCTTCTTCAGGCCGCAAACATTATGGGCATTCCACTTCTTGATCACCTCATTCTTGGTGGGGGCGATTTTCGAAGCCTAAGGCAGACCACCATGCTTTGGCAGGAGGAGCCTCAGGATGAGGCGATGCAAAAAAGCCCTACAGTTAATCGTGACGAGTAG
- a CDS encoding antirestriction protein ArdA, producing MTNLATQLNGQGDEVPAIYVADLADYNGGILRGKWIEIDEDTTVEELEEEIAEMLAVKGHEEYAIHDYSNFPGTGELGEYPNLGTVIEVAEAVHEHGYSLVSAFLSYFMIDELPRLEERFLGIHDSVEDYAREYIDDGVDLGPSVGLLASYFDYAAYGRDLEINGDIVALDLLNSGGQVAIFRPD from the coding sequence ATGACAAATCTAGCGACCCAATTAAACGGGCAAGGAGACGAAGTTCCTGCAATCTATGTGGCGGATTTAGCGGACTACAACGGGGGGATTTTGCGCGGCAAGTGGATCGAGATTGACGAAGACACCACTGTTGAAGAACTCGAAGAGGAGATCGCCGAAATGCTCGCGGTGAAGGGGCATGAGGAATACGCGATTCATGACTACAGCAATTTCCCTGGAACCGGTGAGCTTGGAGAGTATCCGAACCTAGGCACGGTAATTGAGGTGGCAGAGGCCGTTCATGAGCACGGGTATTCCTTGGTATCAGCGTTTCTTAGCTACTTCATGATCGATGAGTTGCCACGCCTTGAGGAGCGATTCCTAGGGATTCACGACAGCGTTGAAGATTACGCTCGGGAATATATTGACGACGGGGTTGATCTTGGGCCGTCGGTGGGGCTTCTCGCAAGCTACTTCGACTATGCCGCGTATGGACGAGATTTAGAGATTAACGGCGATATTGTGGCCCTCGACCTACTGAACAGTGGCGGTCAAGTCGCTATCTTTCGCCCTGACTAA
- a CDS encoding DUF6876 family protein, which produces MTTEYEKPTLKEEDLGHFRGTSQYYRYPVPWVPFLYTDGVQYVVSKGDAYWILDLIGSWQGEKEVKGDSMLQQIQFWTLTVNEDRTAEMKCERDSGDVAVVQKIKLTDFPLPRIRFYLCHMFCYWEFSGEGPRRNENYGVLTLPSER; this is translated from the coding sequence ATGACAACTGAATATGAAAAACCAACCCTAAAAGAGGAAGACTTAGGCCATTTTCGCGGTACTTCGCAGTATTACCGCTATCCGGTGCCCTGGGTGCCGTTTCTCTACACTGACGGCGTTCAGTACGTCGTGAGTAAGGGGGATGCTTATTGGATTCTTGACCTCATCGGGTCGTGGCAGGGTGAAAAGGAGGTGAAAGGGGATTCGATGCTCCAGCAGATTCAGTTCTGGACACTTACGGTAAATGAGGATAGGACGGCTGAGATGAAATGTGAGCGCGATTCAGGCGATGTTGCCGTGGTGCAAAAGATTAAGCTCACCGATTTTCCGCTTCCAAGGATTCGGTTTTATCTATGCCATATGTTTTGCTACTGGGAGTTTTCAGGGGAAGGGCCTCGCAGGAATGAAAATTACGGGGTGCTGACTCTCCCGAGTGAGAGATAA
- a CDS encoding PDDEXK nuclease domain-containing protein, producing the protein MAEQLQPANYAQFLTDLKSRIRESQLKAALSVNRELILLYWQIGNDILKRQHEEGWGTKVIDRLARDLKLEFPEIRGFSARNLKYMQAFAREFPETAIVHQLNAQIPWKHTCTIIDKVKSPEQRQWYMQKTIEHGWSRNVLAFQIESNLYERQGGAITNFKETLPPAQSDLAQGLLKSEYNLEFLELKEKAHERELEDALVTHIQKFLLELGVGFSFMGRQYRLEVGDSEFFIDLLFYHVRLRCYVVIELKTTEFRPEYTGQLNFYINVINDRCRHPDDQPTIGIVLCRSHNEAVVQYALQGFSQPIGVSTYQLTDSLPEAVAAKGLPSPKELQRELESVAAAFEKDNTRK; encoded by the coding sequence TTGGCCGAGCAGCTGCAACCAGCCAATTACGCTCAGTTTTTGACTGATCTCAAATCCCGGATCCGCGAATCTCAACTCAAAGCGGCGCTCTCGGTTAACCGTGAGCTTATCCTGCTCTACTGGCAGATAGGTAATGACATCCTCAAGCGGCAGCATGAGGAGGGATGGGGCACAAAAGTCATTGATCGTTTAGCCCGTGATCTCAAACTCGAATTTCCAGAGATAAGAGGCTTCTCAGCGAGAAATCTTAAGTATATGCAAGCATTTGCGCGAGAATTTCCGGAAACTGCAATTGTGCACCAGCTTAATGCACAAATCCCCTGGAAACACACCTGCACCATCATCGATAAGGTCAAGTCACCAGAGCAGCGCCAATGGTACATGCAAAAGACTATCGAGCATGGCTGGAGCAGAAACGTGCTAGCCTTTCAGATCGAAAGTAACCTCTATGAGCGCCAGGGTGGCGCAATCACCAACTTCAAAGAAACGCTTCCCCCCGCCCAATCTGACCTTGCGCAGGGGCTCCTAAAATCCGAGTACAACCTCGAATTTCTCGAACTCAAAGAGAAAGCGCATGAACGAGAACTAGAAGATGCCCTGGTCACCCACATCCAAAAATTCCTCCTTGAACTTGGTGTTGGCTTCTCCTTTATGGGGCGTCAATACCGACTTGAGGTAGGTGATAGTGAGTTCTTTATCGATCTGCTCTTCTATCATGTGCGCCTGCGATGCTACGTGGTGATTGAGCTTAAAACCACTGAGTTTCGCCCTGAGTACACAGGCCAATTAAACTTCTACATCAATGTGATTAACGACAGGTGCCGCCACCCCGATGACCAACCCACAATAGGCATCGTCCTTTGCCGCTCTCATAATGAAGCAGTCGTCCAGTATGCCCTCCAAGGATTCTCCCAACCAATTGGTGTCTCCACCTATCAGCTCACCGACTCTCTTCCTGAAGCGGTGGCGGCAAAAGGTCTTCCTTCGCCAAAGGAACTGCAGCGGGAGTTAGAGTCAGTGGCAGCCGCATTCGAGAAAGACAACACGCGTAAGTAA